In Saccharothrix syringae, the following are encoded in one genomic region:
- a CDS encoding type I polyketide synthase: MTRAPAVNVLSRRWEVEEQMDNEDKLRRYLKVVTADLMQARERSEELERRVNEPIAIIGMACRYPGGVRSPEDLWELAVTGRDAITPFPDDRGWDLDALYDPDPDRPGTSSTRQGGFLPDIADFDAGFWGISPREAIAMDPQQRLLLETSWQALERARIDPHSLHGSATGVFVGPSVTDYAALLARYPTGFEGLLLGGLAGAIISGRISYLLGLEGPAVTVDTGCSSSLTALHLAAGALRAGDCSLALVGGVSVLVTPGSFVEFSIQRGLAPDGRCKSFGDAADGTSWAEGVGMVVVERLSDARRHGHPVLAVVRGSAINQDGASNGLTAPSGPSQQRVIRRALAAAGLTSADVDAVEAHGTGTTLGDPIEAQALLATYGRNRRPGRPLFLGSLKSNLGHSQSAAGVGGLIKTVMSLRHGVLAPTLHADPPSTEVDWTAGDVELLHEPRPWPETEDRPRRAAVSAFGIGGTNAHAILEAVPEEGTGREGDGVAHRALAAVPWPVSGRTAAAVRAQAARLAAFLAGRAEPADPVDVGYSLATTRAALEHRGVVVAADRDGLLAGLGALARGTPDAAVTTGATARGRLAFLFTGQGAQTPGMGRELYAEHPAFAEAFDAVCAHLDGPIGRSLRELTFAEDDAPGLLDRTGFAQPALFAVETALFRLVESWGVRPDFVAGHSIGEVTAAHVAGMLSLEDACALVAARARLMQGMAPGGAMVAVRAAEEDVLPVLDESDGLVSVAAVNGPASVVLSGDRETLTALVERLADKGFRSRELRVSHAFHSPRIDPILADFRSAIEGLSFAAPRIPVVPLAPGDADRGERMRSADYWVAQARAAVRFRDGVVRLGEAGVTTFLELGPGGVLTALGRDCLPPAGPDVPERAFVPALRRGRAEPAALMDAVAALFARGVPVDWRAVYAGTGAAQLDLPTYAFQRRRYWLVDHLPPGASLLAHQGVVGGTGAPPPDAVPAEATPEAPSVRGRLADRPRREWAEVLLAEVRGQVAQLMGYDALDDVDAQRGFAELGFDSLTAAWMTERLGAVTGLELPRTLVVDRPTPYAVATYLADRFAALDDLEPPPAAPAATPAGPSPAGPSPAGPSPAGPSPAGPSPAGPSPAAPPAPEPLPALFAQACAQGRVRDGLELLAVAARLRVGTGALPMRAPVSFSRGLAGPTLVCIPSVVAPSNVYQYARIADALRTTHNMAVLPLTGYADHEPLPPTRTDLVAAVAEAVRGSVTGPYVLVGYSSGGWIAHAAAARLKDLGTAPESLVLLDSHVPGSTGLAEIQFDLLGDAYAEWTAAQPLRGAELSAMAHHLRLFDDWAPIEIGGTPTLLLRAAERMGGRPGTGGHWQAHWGPDHDAVDVPGTHLSMIDEHAASTASAITGWLAGRPGHFHHPSTDVSSGERR, from the coding sequence GTGACCCGCGCACCCGCGGTGAACGTGCTGTCGCGTCGGTGGGAGGTCGAGGAGCAGATGGACAACGAGGACAAGCTACGGCGTTACCTGAAGGTGGTCACGGCGGACCTCATGCAGGCCCGCGAGCGGTCGGAGGAGCTGGAGCGGCGGGTCAACGAGCCGATCGCGATCATCGGCATGGCCTGCCGCTACCCGGGTGGCGTGCGCTCACCGGAGGACCTCTGGGAGCTGGCGGTCACCGGGCGGGACGCGATCACCCCGTTCCCGGACGACCGGGGTTGGGACCTGGACGCGCTCTACGACCCCGACCCGGACCGCCCGGGCACCAGCTCCACCCGGCAGGGCGGCTTCCTGCCCGACATCGCGGACTTCGACGCCGGGTTCTGGGGCATCTCGCCCCGCGAGGCCATCGCCATGGACCCGCAGCAGCGACTGCTGCTGGAGACGTCGTGGCAGGCCCTCGAAAGGGCCCGGATCGATCCGCACTCGCTGCACGGCAGCGCGACCGGCGTGTTCGTGGGCCCGAGCGTGACGGACTACGCCGCCCTGCTGGCGCGCTACCCGACCGGGTTCGAGGGGCTCCTGCTCGGCGGCCTGGCCGGAGCCATCATCTCCGGCAGGATCTCCTACCTCCTGGGGCTGGAGGGGCCGGCGGTGACCGTCGACACCGGTTGTTCCTCCTCGCTGACCGCCCTGCACCTCGCGGCGGGGGCGCTGCGCGCCGGGGACTGCTCGCTCGCCCTGGTCGGCGGCGTTTCCGTGCTGGTCACGCCGGGCTCGTTCGTCGAGTTCAGCATCCAGCGCGGGCTCGCCCCGGACGGCCGGTGCAAGTCCTTCGGCGATGCCGCGGACGGCACGTCCTGGGCCGAGGGCGTCGGCATGGTCGTGGTCGAGCGGCTTTCCGACGCCCGCCGCCACGGGCACCCGGTCCTGGCGGTGGTGCGCGGCTCGGCGATCAACCAGGACGGGGCGTCGAACGGGCTGACCGCGCCGAGCGGCCCGTCCCAGCAGCGGGTGATCCGGCGCGCGCTGGCCGCGGCCGGGCTCACGTCGGCCGACGTCGACGCCGTCGAGGCGCACGGCACCGGCACGACGCTGGGCGACCCGATCGAGGCCCAGGCGCTGCTGGCCACGTACGGGCGGAACAGGCGGCCCGGTCGTCCGCTGTTCCTGGGCTCGCTGAAGTCCAACCTGGGCCACAGCCAGTCCGCCGCCGGGGTGGGCGGCCTGATCAAGACGGTGATGTCGCTGCGGCACGGCGTGCTGGCACCGACGCTGCACGCCGACCCGCCGTCCACCGAGGTCGACTGGACGGCCGGCGACGTCGAACTCCTGCACGAGCCGCGACCGTGGCCGGAGACGGAGGACCGGCCCCGGCGGGCCGCCGTCTCCGCCTTCGGCATCGGCGGCACCAACGCGCACGCCATCCTGGAGGCGGTGCCCGAGGAGGGCACCGGGCGGGAGGGCGACGGCGTCGCGCACCGCGCGCTCGCGGCCGTCCCCTGGCCGGTCTCCGGCCGCACCGCGGCCGCCGTGCGCGCCCAGGCCGCGCGGCTGGCCGCTTTCCTGGCGGGCCGGGCCGAGCCCGCCGACCCCGTCGACGTCGGATATTCGCTGGCCACCACGCGCGCCGCCCTGGAGCACCGCGGCGTGGTCGTGGCCGCCGACCGGGACGGCCTGCTCGCCGGGCTCGGCGCGCTCGCCCGGGGCACCCCGGACGCCGCCGTCACGACCGGCGCCACCGCGCGCGGGCGGCTGGCCTTCCTGTTCACCGGCCAGGGGGCGCAGACGCCGGGCATGGGCCGTGAGCTGTACGCGGAGCACCCCGCCTTCGCCGAGGCGTTCGACGCCGTCTGCGCGCACCTGGACGGCCCGATCGGCCGTTCGCTGCGCGAGCTGACCTTCGCCGAGGACGACGCGCCGGGCCTGCTCGACCGCACCGGGTTCGCCCAGCCGGCCCTCTTCGCCGTCGAGACGGCCCTGTTCCGGCTGGTCGAGTCCTGGGGTGTGCGCCCGGATTTCGTCGCGGGGCACTCCATCGGCGAGGTCACCGCCGCGCACGTGGCCGGGATGCTGTCCCTTGAGGACGCTTGCGCGTTGGTCGCCGCCCGGGCACGGCTCATGCAGGGCATGGCACCCGGCGGCGCCATGGTCGCGGTGCGCGCGGCCGAGGAAGACGTCCTGCCGGTGCTGGACGAGTCGGACGGCCTCGTGTCCGTGGCCGCGGTGAACGGCCCCGCCTCGGTGGTGCTCTCCGGTGACCGGGAGACGCTCACCGCACTGGTGGAGAGGTTGGCCGACAAGGGTTTCCGCTCGCGCGAGCTGCGGGTGAGCCACGCCTTCCACTCACCGCGGATCGACCCGATCCTGGCCGACTTCCGGTCGGCGATCGAGGGCCTGTCGTTCGCCGCGCCGCGCATCCCGGTCGTGCCGCTCGCACCGGGCGACGCGGACCGGGGCGAGCGGATGCGCTCGGCGGACTACTGGGTCGCCCAGGCCCGTGCGGCGGTGCGGTTCCGGGACGGTGTCGTGCGCCTGGGCGAGGCCGGTGTCACCACCTTCCTGGAGCTGGGGCCGGGCGGGGTCCTCACCGCCCTCGGCCGGGACTGCCTGCCGCCGGCCGGTCCGGACGTCCCGGAGCGGGCCTTCGTGCCGGCGCTGCGCCGGGGCCGGGCCGAGCCGGCCGCGCTGATGGACGCGGTGGCCGCCCTGTTCGCCCGCGGTGTGCCGGTCGACTGGCGCGCGGTGTACGCGGGCACCGGCGCGGCCCAGCTCGACCTGCCCACGTACGCCTTCCAGCGCCGCCGCTACTGGCTGGTCGACCACCTGCCGCCGGGCGCGAGCCTGCTGGCCCACCAGGGCGTCGTCGGCGGGACGGGCGCCCCGCCGCCGGACGCCGTGCCGGCCGAGGCGACCCCGGAGGCGCCGTCCGTGCGCGGCAGGTTGGCCGATCGCCCGCGCCGGGAGTGGGCGGAGGTCCTGCTCGCCGAGGTGCGCGGCCAGGTGGCGCAGCTGATGGGCTACGACGCGCTCGACGACGTGGACGCCCAGCGGGGCTTCGCCGAGCTGGGCTTCGACTCGCTGACCGCGGCCTGGATGACCGAGCGGCTGGGGGCCGTCACCGGTCTGGAACTGCCCCGCACCCTGGTGGTCGACCGGCCGACGCCGTACGCGGTCGCCACGTACCTGGCCGACCGCTTCGCCGCGCTCGACGACCTCGAACCACCCCCGGCCGCCCCCGCCGCCACACCGGCGGGTCCGTCTCCGGCGGGTCCGTCTCCGGCGGGTCCGTCTCCGGCGGGTCCGTCTCCGGCAGGTCCGTCTCCGGCAGGTCCGTCTCCGGCGGCGCCACCCGCGCCCGAACCGCTGCCGGCGCTGTTCGCCCAAGCCTGCGCGCAGGGCCGGGTGCGGGACGGGTTGGAGCTGCTGGCCGTCGCCGCCCGGCTGCGCGTGGGTACCGGCGCACTGCCGATGCGGGCGCCGGTCAGCTTCTCCCGGGGGCTCGCGGGCCCGACCCTGGTCTGCATCCCGTCCGTGGTCGCGCCCAGCAACGTCTACCAGTACGCGCGGATCGCCGACGCGCTGCGCACGACGCACAACATGGCCGTGCTGCCGTTGACCGGCTACGCCGACCACGAGCCCCTGCCCCCGACCAGGACCGACCTGGTGGCCGCGGTCGCCGAGGCGGTCCGCGGCAGCGTGACCGGACCGTACGTCCTCGTCGGCTACTCCTCCGGCGGCTGGATCGCGCACGCGGCGGCCGCCCGGCTCAAGGACCTGGGCACCGCACCGGAGTCATTGGTGCTGCTGGACAGCCACGTGCCCGGCAGCACGGGGCTGGCCGAGATCCAGTTCGACCTGCTCGGCGACGCCTACGCCGAGTGGACCGCGGCGCAGCCGCTGCGCGGCGCCGAGCTGTCCGCGATGGCGCACCACCTGCGGCTGTTCGACGACTGGGCACCCATCGAGATCGGCGGCACGCCGACACTGCTGCTGCGCGCCGCCGAGCGGATGGGCGGCCGGCCCGGCACGGGCGGGCACTGGCAGGCCCACTGGGGTCCCGACCACGACGCCGTCGACGTGCCCGGCACGCACCTGAGCATGATCGACGAACACGCCGCGAGCACCGCCTCGGCGATCACCGGCTGGCTGGCTGGGCGGCCTGGGCACTTCCACCACCCTTCGACGGACGTGAGTTCCGGGGAGCGACGATGA